A stretch of DNA from Acomys russatus chromosome 4, mAcoRus1.1, whole genome shotgun sequence:
GTTGATGGGTCTCACCAACTCATGGAGAATTCAgatccttctttttctgttcttcacaGTATTCTATGTCGCAAGCATGATGGGAAACCTTCTCGTTGTGCTCACGATCATCTCCGACCGTCACCTGCATTCCCCCATGTACCTCCTGCTGGCAAACCTCTCCTTCATTGATACAGGAGTGTCCAGCATAGCTACTCCAAAGATGATTTGTGACCTCTTCAGAAAGCACAAAGTCATCTCCTTGAATGGGTGCATCACTCAGATGTTCTTCATTCACACTGTTGGAGGGACAGAGATGGTGCTGCTAATAGTCATGGCCTATGACCGGTACATTGCTATCTGTAAGCCCCTCCACTACCTGACCATTATGAGTCTCAgaatgtgtatttttcttttggctcTTGCATGGACCATTGGCCTTATCCATTCTGTGGCCCAATTGGCTTTTGTTGTAAATTTACCCTTCTGTGGATCTAATCAAATGGACAGCTTTTATTGTGATTTTCCTCGATTCATCAAACTTGcatgtacagacacatacagactgGAGTTCCTGGTCACTGCCAACAGCGGCTTCATCTCCATGGCCACTTTTTTCATCCTCATTGTGTCTTACATCTTCATCCTGGTCACAGTTCGCAAGCATTCCTCGGGTGCTTCCTCCAAGGCCCTCTCCACTCTCTCAGCGCACATCACTGTGGTGGTTTTCTTCTTTGGTCCTTGCATTATCGTGTATGTGTGGCCTTTCCCTACTTTACCCATAGATAAATTTCTAGCTATATTTGATGCCATTATCACTCCTTTAATGAATCCTGTCATTTATACACTTAGAAATCAGGAAATGAAGGTTGCAATGAAGAGACTCTTTGTTAAGGCTTTAAGTTTCAAAACGTCTTTCATTAACAGTTCAAGAGATTCTGATTAAAATAGAATACTTTTGAgagtaaaaacaattttattctgTAATGAGATGTCTttcctaaaaacatatacatgtgaGAAACATTGAATGGAAACAGCAGCGTGTATTTACATGGTATatggtatgtatacatgtgtatatgtttgtatgtgtgtacatatgtatataatttatatgtataggtaaaaagaataaaagaagatgaGTACTTGAATTTGATAGTGAAGGCTTGTCAGACATGAGATGGGTATGGggtaaacaaaagaaagagatagCTTGATTATATTTTGATTAAGGACTTTCGATTCTATGCTAACAAACAACTTCAAAAGTCACTTCAATTTAGTGTTTTAAATAGCACTGTAAAGTGCCTCCGGAAATACTCTCTGCAGATCTGAAGTTCTTACTTAAGAATTCTGAGCATTGTGAAAGTGCTGAGAAGTAAGTTGAGGCTAAAATGCGGTTTATGTCAGATTCTGTCTCTATGGAACTGATTGTGACTGCTGGAACCTCATGCTCTGCACACACTTTGTTATCATCTCAAATGTTGGAAAAATCTCTTTGACTCTGGCCCTCAGGGACATAGGTCCCTCTTCTAATCTGCACATCGGCCTTGATTCATGCCTCAGTGTCTGTacagatgcagaaacacacaaaataaagatctGTAGGTGGATAAATTCAAGGATTCAAGACTGTTATCGTCTGAGTTAGTTCAGTTAGAGGAAGATTTGACTTTTTCTAACAGTTTAAATGTAGTAATGATTGAAAAGTAAGCTGTTGTCAATTATGGAGAAAAAGTGAAAACTAATAATACTAGTCATTACATAATTTTTGACACTAGAAGCTGCAAATTCCTACtgtactttatgtatatgaaaacTATCTTACCTCTCCTTTTACAGTCATTGCTTTAGCAAAGAAATATGAGTGGCTTCTATGTCATTATAAATGCTTTGAATATTTTGTAGCTAAAGGTGAAAATTCTGATTTatcaataaaatgcaaaataataatattattttaaactttgtttatAACTATATAAGAAGAATATAAATTAGAATACAAAAATCAtgacaaaatattaataaaaatataaaatattaggaGGAAATAGATtatgtttttcatataatatattatttattttacatgtaatcCATGAAGTTATTATAAACTTTAGGGAGTGTACCTCACAACCTGTGTTATCAGGTGATTCAAACCAGGTGTCTCCTGAATACATGATTTTTCAAGTCTGGATTATAGAACTt
This window harbors:
- the LOC127187993 gene encoding olfactory receptor 4F3/4F16/4F29-like, with the translated sequence MDGGNHSVVSEFLLMGLTNSWRIQILLFLFFTVFYVASMMGNLLVVLTIISDRHLHSPMYLLLANLSFIDTGVSSIATPKMICDLFRKHKVISLNGCITQMFFIHTVGGTEMVLLIVMAYDRYIAICKPLHYLTIMSLRMCIFLLALAWTIGLIHSVAQLAFVVNLPFCGSNQMDSFYCDFPRFIKLACTDTYRLEFLVTANSGFISMATFFILIVSYIFILVTVRKHSSGASSKALSTLSAHITVVVFFFGPCIIVYVWPFPTLPIDKFLAIFDAIITPLMNPVIYTLRNQEMKVAMKRLFVKALSFKTSFINSSRDSD